A window of the Streptomyces sp. NBC_00454 genome harbors these coding sequences:
- a CDS encoding ATP-grasp domain-containing protein, with product MTLLLPPRLTASAARLRDAAHARGLATVRLDTFAVPEGLRAAHLHAGPRFADAVAAGLGIGLLEAPSDWLARLPRQLTGREIRLMTLREAYALRRPVFVKSPNDKEIPALVYADGSRLPGPDAVDPQTEVLVSDVVRFTAEYRLFLLDGEVRTASRYAEDGRLSLGPVSADALAFAAGLPFSTLPSAIVVDVGLADGGGWSVIEANAAWASGTYDCDPGRALDVVLRAARPRSALEPRDLEFLR from the coding sequence ATGACCCTGCTCCTCCCGCCCCGCCTCACCGCGTCCGCCGCCCGACTCCGGGACGCTGCGCACGCGCGCGGGCTGGCCACCGTACGTCTGGACACCTTCGCCGTGCCCGAAGGGCTGCGGGCCGCGCACCTGCACGCCGGTCCGCGCTTCGCCGACGCGGTGGCCGCCGGGCTCGGGATCGGCCTCCTCGAGGCGCCGTCCGACTGGCTGGCGCGGCTGCCGCGGCAGCTCACCGGTCGCGAGATCCGGCTGATGACGCTGCGCGAGGCGTACGCGCTGCGCCGGCCCGTCTTCGTGAAGTCCCCGAACGACAAGGAGATCCCGGCGCTCGTCTACGCGGACGGCTCCCGGCTGCCGGGGCCGGACGCGGTGGATCCGCAGACCGAAGTACTGGTCAGCGACGTGGTGCGGTTCACCGCCGAGTACCGGCTCTTCCTGCTCGACGGGGAGGTCCGCACCGCGAGCCGCTACGCCGAGGACGGCCGCCTCAGCCTGGGGCCGGTCTCGGCCGATGCCCTCGCCTTCGCCGCGGGTCTGCCGTTCTCCACCCTGCCGTCGGCGATCGTGGTCGACGTGGGCCTCGCCGACGGCGGCGGCTGGTCGGTGATCGAGGCCAACGCCGCGTGGGCGAGCGGTACGTACGACTGCGACCCCGGCCGCGCGCTGGACGTGGTGCTGCGCGCCGCCCGGCCCCGCTCGGCCCTGGAACCCCGGGATTTGGAGTTCCTGCGCTGA
- a CDS encoding protein phosphatase: protein MKETRQKDREPPGPGSPWDEIAPGLWMGGHFWTDPAGELWPVVVGAEFDLVISLFTHPGHGPGPGVEHLVGDMPDAPLTGAQLRTVQRLVRAACAALDSGRTILVRCHSGYNRSGLVVAQCLVERGLVPAPAEAIDLVRRKRSPWALHNETFTEYLTAGLDAAVLLVDLDPLP, encoded by the coding sequence ATGAAGGAGACCCGTCAGAAGGACCGCGAACCGCCCGGTCCCGGGAGTCCCTGGGACGAGATCGCCCCCGGCCTCTGGATGGGCGGCCACTTCTGGACCGACCCGGCCGGGGAGCTGTGGCCGGTCGTCGTCGGAGCCGAGTTCGACCTGGTCATCAGCCTCTTCACCCACCCGGGCCACGGTCCCGGTCCCGGCGTGGAACACCTGGTCGGCGACATGCCCGACGCCCCGCTCACGGGCGCGCAGCTCCGTACGGTCCAGCGGCTCGTCCGGGCCGCCTGCGCCGCCCTCGACTCCGGACGGACGATCCTGGTCCGCTGCCATTCCGGTTACAACCGGTCCGGGCTCGTCGTCGCCCAGTGCCTCGTCGAGCGCGGCCTCGTACCGGCCCCCGCCGAGGCCATCGACCTCGTCCGCCGCAAGCGCTCCCCGTGGGCCCTGCACAACGAGACCTTCACCGAGTACCTCACCGCCGGGCTGGACGCCGCCGTACTGCTCGTGGACCTCGACCCCCTCCCGTAG
- a CDS encoding cytochrome P450, producing the protein MTAGAGRTGRAGRAGSVRFAAAHTLPVLVRGFVSARPRTGRGHAAPGRPRWSAATLRALRARHGGAPVLVRGLTGTVLLILDPQDVRQFYAEPVDTLALASAPGAPDGCAHAGLRAERRAVDDAVLAAGLSVHPSCGPFLSVLAEEARRLTAGGSLELARARHVVARAARRIVLGDAAAEDVELTRRLGRFHDKTGARIAAYAADAEPHTLVGRARRHADPTGSLDPVGQARQWLSAFDLVPGLMLRTLLLLGAHPAEQSAAAAEAREADAAKGALPRLRACVRETLRLYPAVPDLIRITRAETEWRGVRHPAGTCVLLPALFHQRDPERVPAAHVFVPGRWASPEAARDIRMAPFSHAEGRCPGEQLGLLVTAALCAEVLRGHRVHGVRPALDPLGPLPAALEPQGIRLRLTRR; encoded by the coding sequence ATGACGGCCGGCGCGGGACGCACCGGCCGGGCCGGGCGCGCCGGGAGCGTCCGGTTCGCCGCCGCCCACACCCTGCCGGTGCTCGTACGGGGCTTCGTGAGCGCCCGCCCCCGCACCGGACGGGGACACGCCGCACCCGGCCGGCCGCGCTGGTCCGCGGCGACCCTGCGGGCCCTGCGCGCGCGGCACGGCGGGGCGCCCGTACTCGTACGGGGGCTGACCGGCACCGTCCTGCTCATCCTGGATCCGCAGGACGTACGGCAGTTCTACGCCGAACCCGTCGACACCCTCGCCCTGGCCTCCGCCCCCGGAGCACCGGACGGCTGCGCCCACGCGGGGCTGCGTGCGGAGCGTCGGGCGGTCGACGACGCCGTCCTCGCCGCCGGGCTCTCCGTGCACCCCTCGTGCGGGCCGTTCCTGTCGGTCCTCGCCGAGGAGGCCCGGCGGCTGACGGCCGGAGGTTCCCTCGAACTCGCCCGCGCCCGGCACGTCGTGGCCCGCGCCGCCCGCCGCATCGTCCTCGGCGACGCGGCCGCCGAAGACGTGGAACTCACCCGCCGGCTCGGACGTTTCCACGACAAGACGGGTGCGCGCATCGCCGCGTACGCGGCCGACGCCGAACCGCACACCCTCGTCGGGCGGGCCCGCCGCCACGCCGACCCGACGGGAAGCCTCGACCCGGTCGGGCAGGCCCGGCAGTGGCTGTCGGCCTTCGACCTGGTGCCCGGCCTGATGCTGCGCACCCTGCTGCTCCTCGGCGCGCACCCCGCCGAGCAGAGCGCGGCGGCCGCCGAGGCGCGGGAAGCGGACGCGGCCAAGGGCGCCCTGCCCCGGCTGCGGGCCTGCGTCCGCGAAACGCTGCGCCTGTACCCGGCCGTCCCCGACCTGATACGGATCACCCGCGCCGAGACCGAATGGCGGGGCGTGCGCCACCCCGCCGGGACCTGCGTACTGCTCCCCGCCCTGTTCCACCAGCGCGATCCCGAACGCGTACCCGCCGCGCACGTCTTCGTACCGGGCCGGTGGGCTTCGCCCGAGGCGGCGCGGGACATCCGGATGGCCCCCTTCAGTCATGCCGAGGGCCGCTGTCCCGGTGAGCAACTGGGCCTGCTGGTCACGGCCGCGCTCTGCGCCGAGGTGCTGCGCGGGCACCGGGTCCACGGCGTCCGGCCCGCGCTCGACCCGCTCGGTCCGCTGCCCGCTGCGCTGGAACCCCAGGGGATCCGGCTCCGGCTCACCCGGCGCTGA
- a CDS encoding gluconate:H+ symporter, with protein MTSLSVETLAAAATEPITSAGNTQLGIAVIAGIAVIVLLITRLKLHAFLALTLGSLALGVFAGAPLAKTITSFTAGLGSTVAGVGVLIALGAILGKLLADSGGADEIVDTILARAKGRAMPWAMVLIASVIGLPLFFEVGIVLLIPVVLLVAKRGNYSLMRIGIPALAGLSVMHGLIPPHPGPLVAIDALHANLGITLALGVLVAVPTVVIAGPVFARYAARWVDIPAPEHMVPQRPSADLEHRPRFGATVFTVLLPVVLMLVKALVDIVVNDPANAVQRVTDVAGSPLIALLSAVLVGMFTLGRAAGFTKARLSVTVEKSLAPIAGILLIVGAGGGFKQTLIDVGVGQMIMDLSQNWAIPTLLLGWLIAVAIRLATGSATVATISAAGLVAPLAAGMPTTQTALLVLAIGAGSLFFSHVNDAGFWLVKEYFGMTVGQTLKTWSVMETIISVVALGFVLLLSLFL; from the coding sequence GTGACCAGTCTCAGCGTCGAGACTCTGGCAGCGGCCGCCACCGAACCGATCACCTCGGCCGGCAACACGCAGCTGGGCATCGCCGTCATCGCGGGCATCGCCGTCATCGTCCTGCTCATCACGCGCCTCAAGCTGCACGCCTTCCTGGCGCTGACGCTCGGCTCGCTCGCCCTCGGCGTGTTCGCGGGCGCCCCCCTGGCCAAGACCATCACCAGTTTCACGGCCGGGCTCGGCTCCACCGTCGCGGGCGTCGGCGTACTGATCGCGCTCGGCGCGATCCTCGGCAAACTGCTCGCCGACTCGGGCGGCGCGGACGAGATCGTGGACACCATCCTGGCCCGCGCCAAGGGCCGGGCCATGCCGTGGGCGATGGTGCTCATCGCCTCGGTGATCGGGCTCCCGCTCTTCTTCGAGGTCGGCATCGTGCTGCTGATCCCGGTGGTCCTGCTGGTGGCCAAGCGGGGCAACTACTCGCTCATGCGGATCGGCATCCCGGCGCTCGCCGGCCTGTCCGTGATGCACGGGCTGATCCCGCCGCACCCCGGCCCGCTGGTCGCCATCGACGCGCTCCACGCCAACCTCGGCATCACCCTGGCGCTCGGTGTGCTGGTCGCCGTACCGACCGTCGTGATCGCGGGACCGGTGTTCGCCCGGTACGCGGCCCGGTGGGTGGACATCCCGGCGCCCGAGCACATGGTCCCGCAGCGGCCCTCGGCGGACCTGGAGCACCGCCCGCGGTTCGGAGCGACGGTCTTCACGGTGCTGCTGCCGGTGGTGCTGATGCTGGTGAAGGCCCTGGTCGACATCGTGGTCAACGACCCGGCCAACGCGGTGCAGCGGGTCACCGACGTGGCCGGTTCCCCGCTGATCGCCCTGCTCTCGGCCGTACTGGTGGGCATGTTCACCCTCGGCCGGGCCGCCGGTTTCACCAAGGCGCGGCTCTCCGTGACGGTGGAGAAGTCCCTGGCCCCCATCGCGGGGATCCTGCTGATCGTGGGTGCGGGCGGCGGCTTCAAGCAGACCCTGATCGATGTGGGCGTCGGCCAGATGATCATGGACCTGTCGCAGAACTGGGCGATCCCGACCCTGCTGCTCGGCTGGCTCATCGCGGTGGCCATCCGGCTGGCCACGGGCTCGGCCACGGTCGCCACCATCTCGGCGGCGGGCCTGGTGGCCCCGCTCGCGGCGGGCATGCCGACGACCCAGACCGCCCTGCTGGTCCTCGCCATCGGGGCCGGATCGCTGTTCTTCAGCCACGTCAACGACGCCGGGTTCTGGCTCGTCAAGGAGTACTTCGGCATGACGGTCGGCCAGACCCTGAAGACCTGGTCGGTGATGGAGACCATCATCTCGGTGGTCGCGCTGGGCTTCGTCCTGCTGCTGTCGCTGTTCCTCTAG
- a CDS encoding gluconokinase — translation MGVAGTGKSTVGRLLADSLALPYAEGDAFHPAANVAKMSAGTPLDDRDRWPWLDAIGDWMRNRACHSGGVISASALKRVYRDRLRATAPGTVFVHLTGERTLIEERMAARKGHFMPTTLLDSQFATLEPLQADEPGVLVDVSGTPAEITERALAALRDLPVPTA, via the coding sequence GCGGACTCGCTCGCCCTCCCGTACGCGGAGGGCGACGCCTTCCACCCGGCGGCCAACGTCGCCAAGATGTCGGCCGGCACCCCCCTGGACGACCGGGACCGGTGGCCCTGGCTGGACGCCATCGGCGACTGGATGCGCAACCGGGCCTGCCACAGCGGCGGGGTCATCTCCGCCTCCGCCCTCAAGCGCGTCTACCGGGACCGGCTGCGCGCCACCGCCCCGGGCACCGTGTTCGTCCACCTCACCGGCGAACGGACCCTGATCGAGGAGCGGATGGCGGCGCGCAAGGGGCACTTCATGCCCACCACGCTGCTCGATTCGCAGTTCGCCACGCTGGAGCCGCTCCAGGCGGACGAGCCCGGCGTCCTCGTCGACGTGTCCGGAACCCCCGCGGAGATCACCGAACGGGCACTGGCCGCCCTGCGCGACCTCCCCGTCCCGACCGCGTAG